A DNA window from Aquarana catesbeiana isolate 2022-GZ linkage group LG01, ASM4218655v1, whole genome shotgun sequence contains the following coding sequences:
- the LOC141128594 gene encoding PC-esterase domain-containing protein 1A-like yields the protein MGCFSSADVKRLLHNKYVAVLGDSIQRSVYKDLVSLLQNDSFLTQAQLRNKGEMTFDTLVEGGSLCEMHNGVTYREVRQYRTGHHLMRFYFLTWAYSTYMESVLADFKEGPKPDVIIISSCIWDLIRYTHKPVEVYKKNLDCLFFRLNDVLSPKCLVIWNMTMPVGFKASEMPQYTKHNLRWDIVERNFYSATLANFHKMDVLDMHYHFRFDLRSRCKDAIHWNHLAHRKYSQILLAHIAQAWGVEPPERTKIISYAIPNGPLPVVPFGNVPHPHPKYNDQENGQHYFGPPIQNDPPHGVLLRNVPHPHPPCSQGNVQPCFEPMYIPGYTAFDGTDNSNMIGPFIPGPGIRFHPNQRNSNAVSPFVDDDSQFFVNFPPGNVGFDGFGRITNVNFTVPMFQNTPFRSMTINSYHLSVPGEFGTFHYNSPVPRGAWRGHHRMHRRREGKPMKPYHRPPSYSSRI from the coding sequence ATGGGGTGCTTCAGCTCTGCAGATGTCAAACGACTTCTTCACAACAAGTATGTGGCCGTCCTGGGAGACTCCATTCAAAGATCCGTCTACAAGGATCTTGTGAGTCTGCTGCAGAATGACTCTTTTCTAACACAAGCCCAGCTCCGAAATAAGGGGGAGATGACCTTTGACACTCTGGTGGAAGGAGGGTCTCTCTGCGAAATGCACAATGGAGTAACCTACCGGGAAGTGCGTCAGTACCGTACTGGCCACCACCTCATGCGGTTCTACTTCTTGACTTGGGCATATTCGACATACATGGAGAGTGTGTTGGCTGACTTCAAAGAAGGACCCAAGCCCGATGTCATCATCATAAGCTCTTGTATCTGGGACCTTATCAGGTATACCCACAAGCCAGTGGAAGTCTACAAAAAAAACCTGGACTGCCTCTTCTTTCGGCTCAACGACGTTCTGAGCCCCAAATGTCTGGTGATATGGAACATGACCATGCCCGTAGGATTCAAAGCTTCTGAAATGCCACAGTACACAAAGCACAACCTGCGCTGGGATATCGTAGAGAGAAATTTCTACAGCGCAACTTTGGCAAACTTCCACAAAATGGACGTGCTTGACATGCACTACCACTTCCGCTTTGACCTGCGCTCCAGGTGTAAAGATGCCATCCACTGGAACCACCTGGCCCATCGGAAGTATAGCCAGATCCTGTTGGCACATATCGCTCAAGCCTGGGGCGTGGAGCCCCCAGAGAGAACCAAAATTATAAGTTATGCCATTCCAAACGGTCCTCTTCCTGTAGTTCCCTTCGGGaatgtcccccatccacacccaaAATATAACGATCAGGAAAATGGTCAGCATTACTTTGGTCCTCCTATACAAAACGATCCTCCTCATGGTGTTCTCTTGAGGAATGTGCCCCATCCTCACCCGCCCTGTTCCCAGGGAAATGTTCAGCCTTGCTTTGAACCCATGTACATTCCTGGATACACTGCCTTTGATGGTACCGATAATAGCAATATGATTGGCCCGTTCATTCCTGGACCAGGAATCAGATTTCATCCAAATCAAAGAAATTCAAATGCTGTCTCTCCCTTTGTTGATGACGACAGTCAATTTTTTGTTAATTTCCCACCCGGAAATGTCGGTTTTGATGGCTTTGGTAGGATTACGAATGTAAACTTTACTGTTCCTATGTTTCAGAACACCCCCTTCCGCAGTATGACCATCAACTcctaccacctgtcagtgccaggtGAATTCGGCACATTCCACTACAACTCCCCAGTACCACGAGGGGCATGGAGGGGCCACCACAGAatgcacaggaggagagaggggaagccAATGAAGCCATATCACCGACCTCCATCATATTCATCCCGGATCTAG